One region of Gorilla gorilla gorilla isolate KB3781 chromosome 13, NHGRI_mGorGor1-v2.1_pri, whole genome shotgun sequence genomic DNA includes:
- the ZNF462 gene encoding zinc finger protein 462 isoform X5 — MEVLQCDGCDFRAPSYEDLKAHIQDVHTAFLQPTDVAEDNVNEPRCGSMNASNQTEVEFSSIKDEFAIAEDLSGQNATALGTGGYYGHSPGYYGQHIAANPKPTNKFFQCKFCVRYFRSKNLLIEHTRKVHGAQAEGSSSGPPVPGSLNYNIMMHEGFGKVFSCQFCTYKSPRRARIIKHQKMYHKNNLKETTAPPPAPAPMPDPVVPPVSLQDPCKELPAEVVERSILESMVKPLTKSRGNFCCEWCSYQTPRRERWCDHMMKKHRSMVKILSSLRQQQEGTNLPDVPNKSAPSPTSNSTYLTMNAASREIPNTTVSNFRGSMGNSIMRPNSSASKFSPMSYPQMKPKSPHNSGLVNLTERSRYGMTDMTNSSADLETNSMLNDSSSDEELNEIDSENGLSAMDHQTSGLSAEQLMGSDGNKLLETKGIPFRRFMNRFQCPFCPFLTMHRRSISRHIENIHLSGKTAVYKCDECPFTCKSSLKLGAHKQCHTGTTSDWDAVNSQSESISSSLNESVVSYESSSINGRKSGVMLDPLQQQQPPQPPPPPPPPPPSQPQPLQQPQPPQLQPPHQVPPQPQTQPPPTQQPQPPTQAAPLHPYKCTMCNYSTTTLKGLRVHQQHKHSFCDNLPKFEGQPSSLPLENETDSHPSSSNTVKKSQTSILGLSSKNNFVAKASRKLANDFPLDLSPVKKRTRIDEIASNLQSKINQTKQQEDAVINVEDDEEEEEDNEVEIEVELDREEEPTEPIIEVPTSFSAQQIWVRDTSEPQKEPNFRNITHDYNATNGAEIELTLSEDEEDYYGSSTNLKDHQVSNTALLNTQTPIYGTEHNSENTDFGDSGRLYYCKHCDFNNKSARSVSTHYQRMHPYIKFSFRYILDPNDHSAVYRCLECYIDYTNFEDLQQHYGEHHPEAMNVLNFDHSDLIYRCRFCSYTSPNVRSLMPHYQRMHPTVKINNAMIFSSYVVEQQEGLNTESQTLREILNSAPKNMATSTPVARGGGLPATFNKNTPKTFTPECENQKDPLVNTVVVYDCDVCSFASPNMHSVLVHYQKKHPEEKASYFRIQKTMRMVSVDRGSALSQLSFEVGAPMSPKMSNMGSPPPPQPPPPDLSTELYYCKHCSYSNRSVVGVLVHYQKRHPEIKVTAKYIRQAPPTAAMMRGVEGPQGSPRPPAPIQQLNRSSSERDGPPVENEMFFCQHCDYGNRTVKGVLIHYQKKHRDFKANADVIRQHTATIRSLCDRNQKKPASCVLVSPSNLERDKTKLRALKCRQCSYTSPYFYALRKHIKKDHPALKATVTSIMRWAFLDGLIEAGYHCEWCIYSHTEPNGLLLHYQRRHPEHYVDYTYMATKLWAGPDPSPPSLTMPAEAKTYRCRDCVFEAVSIWDITNHYQAFHPWAMNGDESVLLDIIKEKDAVEKPILSSEELAGPVNCENSIPTPLPEQEAECPEDARLSPEKSLQLASANPAISSTPYQCTVCQSEYNNLHGLLTHYGKKHPGMKVKAADFAQDIDINPGAVYKCRHCPYINTRIHGVLTHYQKRHPSIKVTAEDFVHDVEQSADISQNDVEETSRIFKQGYGAYRCKLCPYTHGTLEKLKIHYEKYHNQPEFDVFSQSPPKLPVPLEPEMTTEVSPSQVSITEEEVGEEPVSTSHFSTSHLVSHTVFRCQLCKYFCSTRKGIARHYRIKHNNVRAQPEGKNNLFKCALCAYTNPIRKGLAAHYQKRHDIDAYYTHCLAASRTISDKPNKVIIPSPPKDDSPQLSEELRRAVEKKKCSLCSFQSFSKKGIVSHYMKRHPGVFPKKQHASKLGGYFTAVYADEHEKPTLMEEEERGSFEKAEVEGEAQEIEWLPFRCIKCFKLSFSTAELLCMHYTDHHSRDLKRDFIILGNGPRLQNSTYQCKHCDSKLQSTAELTSHLNIHNEEFQKRAKRQERRKQLLSKQKYADGAFADFKQERPFGHLEEVPKIKERKVVGYKCKFCVEVHPTLRAICNHLRKHVQYGNVPAVSAAVKGLRSHERSHLALAMFTREDKYSCQYCSFVSAFRHNLDRHMQTHHGHHKPFRCKLCSFKSSYNSRLKTHILKAHAGEHAYKCSWCSFSTMTISQLKEHSLKVHGKALTLPRPRIVSLLSSHSHHSSQKATPAEEVEDSNESAA; from the exons ATGGAGGTGCTTCAGTGTGATGGCTGTGATTTCAGAGCCCCGTCTTATGAAGATCTCAAGGCACACATTCAGGATGTCCACACGGCATTTCTGCAGCCAACTGATGTTGCTGAGGACAATGTGAATGAGCCACGATGTGGGTCCATGAATGCCAGTAATCAGACAGAGGTGGAGTTTTCTTCTATAAAGGATGAATTTGCCATTGCAGAAGATTTATCAG GTCAAAATGCAACTGCATTGGGGACCGGAGGTTACTATGGCCACAGTCCAGGATATTATGGTCAGCATATTGCCGCTAATCCCAAACCAACAAACAAGTTTTTTCAATGCAAGTTCTGTGTACGCTACTTCAGGTCAAAAAACCTCCTCATAGAACACACTAGAAAGGTCCATGGAGCTCAAGCTGAAGGGAGTTCATCAGGACCCCCTGTCCCGGGATCCTTAAATTATAATATCATGATGCACGAGGGATTTGGAAAGGTCTTCTCTTGCCAGTTTTGCACATACAAGTCACCAAGAAGGGCAAGAATAATTAAGCATCAGAAGATGTATCACAAAAACAATTTGAAGGAGACCACTGCTCCCCCACCTGCTCCTGCTCCAATGCCAGACCCTGTGGTTCCGCCCGTATCACTGCAGGACCCCTGCAAGGAACTGCCAGCAGAGGTTGTGGAGCGCAGCATCTTAGAGTCTATGGTCAAGCCTTTGACCAAATCTCGAGGCAACTTTTGTTGTGAGTGGTGCAGCTACCAGACCCCCCGCCGAGAACGCTGGTGTGACCACATGATGAAGAAACACCGCAGTATGGTCAAGATCCTTTCCAGTCTCAGACAGCAACAAGAAGGAACTAATCTACCTGATGTGCCGAACAAGAGTGCCCCCAGCCCCACTTCCAACTCCACCTATCTGACCATGAATGCTGCAAGCCGGGAGATACCCAATACTACCGTCTCCAACTTCAGGGGCTCCATGGGCAACTCCATCATGAGACCCAATTCTTCAGCTTCCAAGTTTTCGCCCATGTCTTACCCTCAGATGAAGCCGAAGTCACCTCACAATTCTGGTCTAGTTAACTTGACAGAGAGATCCCGTTATGGAATGACTGACATGACCAATTCTTCTGCTGACCTGGAAACTAACAGCATGCTAAATGACTCTAGTTCTGATGAAGAGTTAAATGAAATAGATAGTGAGAATGGTTTAAGTGCTATGGATCACCAGACATCAGGCCTGTCTGCAGAGCAGCTGATGGGCTCAGATGGCAACAAATTATTGGAGACCAAGGGGATTCCATTTAGAAGATTCATGAATAGGTTCCAGTGCCCCTTTTGTCCTTTCCTCACCATGCATCGACGTAGCATCTCTCGTCACATAGAAAACATCCACTTATCTGGAAAGACAGCTGTCTACAAATGTGACGAATGTCCGTTTACTTGCAAGAGCTCGTTGAAACTTGGGGCTCACAAACAGTGTCACACGGGTACAACGTCAGATTGGGATGCTGTGAATTCCCAGAGTGAAAGCATTTCTTCCTCACTGAATGAAAGTGTGGTGTCTTATGAGAGCTCAAGCATCAATGGTAGAAAGTCAGGAGTCATGTTGGATCCCTTGCAGCAGCAACAGCCACCGCAGCCACCACCAccgccgccaccaccaccaccatcacagccACAGCCACTGCAGCAGCCACAGCCACCACAGCTGCAGCCACCACATCAGGTGCCACCCCAGCCACAAACACAGCCACCACCAACGCAGCAGCCACAGCCACCCACACAAGCCGCACCTCTGCACCCATACAAATGCACCATGTGTAATTACTCCACCACAACTCTGAAAGGGCTAAGAGTCCATCAGCAGCATAAACATTCATTCTGTGACAACTTGCCAAAATTCGAGGGGCAGCCCTCAAGCCTACCATTGGAAAATGAGACAGACAGCCACCCCTCTTCCAGCAACACTGTGAAGAAAAGTCAGACCTCAATTCTTGGGTTGTCCTCCAAGAACAATTTTGTAGCTAAAGCCTCTAGGAAGCTCGCCAATGACTTTCCTCTAGATTTGTCACCCGTGAAGAAGAGAACCAGGATTGACGAGATAGCAAGCAACCTTCAGAGCAAAATTAACCAAACCAAACAGCAGGAAGATGCAGTGATCAATGTTGAGGAtgatgaagaggaagaggaagacaacGAAGTCGAGATAGAGGTTGAGTTGGACAGGGAGGAAGAACCGACAGAACCCATCATAGAGGTTCCCACTTCCTTTTCTGCCCAACAGATATGGGTAAGAGATACCAGTGAGCCCCAGAAAGAGCCCAACTTCAGAAACATCACCCACGATTACAATGCCACCAATGGGGCTGAGATTGAGCTCACCCTTTCTGAAGATGAAGAGGATTATTATGGCTCCTCAACAAACTTGAAAGATCACCAAGTTTCCAATACTGCTCTGCTGAATACCCAAACTCCCATCTATGGGACTGAGCACAATAGTGAAAACACAGACTTTGGTGACTCTGGAAGGCTTTACTATTGTAAACACTGTGACTTTAACAACAAATCTGCCCGGAGTGTTAGCACCCACTACCAACGAATGCACCCATACATTAAATTCAGCTTTAGGTACATCTTGGACCCCAACGATCACAGTGCAGTGTACAGGTGCCTGGAATGCTACATCGATTACACCAACTTCGAAGATCTCCAGCAGCATTATGGCGAGCACCACCCAGAAGCCATGAATGTACTCAACTTTGATCACTCGGACCTGATCTACCGGTGTCGGTTTTGTTCATACACGAGCCCGAATGTTAGAAGCCTGATGCCACATTACCAAAGAATGCATCCCACGGTGAAGATCAACAACGCGATGATATTTTCAAGCTATGTCGTGGAGCAGCAGGAAGGGCTGAATACGGAATCCCAGACCCTGAGGGAGATTCTGAATTCGGCTCCCAAGAACATGGCGACTTCCACACCTGTGGCTCGTGGTGGTGGTTTGCCAGCTACGTTCAACAAAAACACTCCTAAGACCTTTACTCCTGAATGTGAAAATCAGAAGGACCCTTTGGTCAACACTGTTGTTGTTTATGATTGTGATGTTTGTTCGTTTGCAAGCCCCAACATGCATTCTGTCTTGGTTCATTATCAGAAGAAACACCCCGAAGAAAAGGCTTCCTACTTTAGGATCCAGAAAACTATGCGAATGGTGTCTGTGGACAGGGGCTCTGCCCTTTCTCAATTATCATTTGAGGTGGGTGCTCCAATGTCTCCCAAAATGTCCAACATGGGTTCCCCACCCCCCCCACAACCCCCGCCACCAGACCTCAGTACTGAGCTTTACTACTGCAAACACTGTTCCTACAGCAATCGGTCAGTTGTGGGAGTGCTTGTCCACTACCAGAAAAGACACCCAGAAATAAAGGTTACTGCCAAATATATCAGACAGGCTCCTCCCACAGCTGCAATGATGAGAGGGGTCGAAGGGCCCCAAGGCTCCCCCCGGCCACCCGCCCCCATACAACAGCTGAACCGAAGCAGCTCTGAGAGAGATGGCCCTCCTGTGGAGAATGAGATGTTCTTTTGCCAGCACTGTGATTATGGGAACCGGACGGTCAAAGGGGTACTCATTCATTATCAGAAGAAGCACCGAGACTTCAAGGCCAACGCAGATGTGATCCGGCAGCATACGGCCACCATTCGAAGCCTCTGCGACCGAAATCAGAAGAAGCCTGCCAGCTGTGTGCTTGTCTCCCCCTCTAATCTGGAGCGGGACAAAACGAAACTCCGAGCACTCAAATGTAGGCAGTGCTCATATACCTCCCCCTACTTCTATGCACTGAGGAAGCATATCAAGAAAGACCACCCTGCCCTGAAAGCCACAGTCACGTCCATCATGCGATGGGCGTTTCTAGATGGCTTGATAGAAGCTGGCTACCACTGCGAGTGGTGCATCTACTCCCATACAGAGCCCAACGGTTTGCTCCTGCATTACCAACGGAGGCATCCAGAACACTATGTTGATTACACCTACATGGCTACTAAACTGTGGGCTGGGCCAGACCCATCCCCTCCCTCTCTCACAATGCCAGCCGAAGCCAAAACCTACAGATGCAGGGACTGTGTTTTCGAAGCTGTCTCCATCTGGGACATCACTAATCACTACCAAGCATTCCACCCCTGGGCCATGAATGGTGATGAGTCAGTGCTGCTGGACATCATCAAGGAGAAAGATGCTGTGGAGAAGCCCATTCTTTCATCAGAAGAGTTGGCAGGCCCTGTGAATTGTGAGAACAGTATACCCACCCCTCTCCCGGAGCAGGAAGCTGAATGTCCAGAGGATGCAAGACTGTCCCCTGAGAAAAGCCTGCAGCTAGCTTCAGCCAACCCCGCCATATCCTCCACCCCATACCAGTGCACGGTATGCCAATCTGAGTATAACAACTTGCACGGCCTTCTCACTCATTATGGGAAGAAGCACCCTGGCATGAAAGTGAAGGCTGCTGACTTTGCCCAGGACATTGACATCAACCCAGGTGCCGTCTACAAATGCAGGCATTGCCCATACATCAACACCCGCATCCACGGCGTACTGACCCACTACCAGAAGCGACACCCGTCCATCAAGGTGACCGCTGAGGACTTTGTGCACGACGTAGAGCAGTCTGCTGACATATCCCAGAATGACGTGGAGGAGACGAGCAGGATCTTCAAGCAAGGGTATGGCGCCTACCGGTGCAAACTGTGTCCGTACACACACGGCACTTTGGAGAAACTAAAAATCCACTACGAGAAGTATCACAATCAGCCTGAATTTGATGTCTTTTCCCAGTCGCCCCCAAAGCTGCCAGTCCCCCTCGAGCCCGAGATGACCACTGAAGTGAGCCCTTCCCAAGTCTCCATCactgaggaggaggtgggagaggagcCCGTGTCCACTTCTCACTTCTCTACCTCCCACCTGGTCTCCCACACTGTGTTCCGGTGCCAGCTCTGCAAGTACTTCTGCTCCACGAGAAAGGGGATCGCCAGGCACTACCGCATCAAGCACAATAATGTCCGAGCCCAGCCAGAAGGCAAGAACAACCTCTTCAAGTGTGCCCTGTGTGCCTACACCAACCCCATCCGCAAAGGTCTGGCAGCCCACTACCAGAAGCGCCACGACATTGATGCGTATTACACTCACTGCTTGGCAGCCTCCAGGACCATCAGCGACAAGCCCAACAAAGTGATCATCCCATCTCCGCCCAAGGACGACTCCCCTCAGCTGAGCGAGGAACTCCGGCGGGCAGTGGAGAAGAAAAAGTGCTCCTTGTGCTCTTTCCAGTCGTTCAGCAAGAAGGGCATCGTGTCCCATTACATGAAACGCCACCCAGGGGTGTTCCCAAAGAAGCAGCATGCCAGCAAGTTAGGGGGCTACTTCACGGCCGTCTATGCAGATGAGCATGAGAAGCCCACGCTgatggaagaagaggagagaggcagCTTTGAGAAAGCCGAGGTGGAGGGTGAAGCTCAGGAAATCGAGTGGCTCCCGTTCCGCTGCATCAAATGCTTCAAGCTGTCCTTTAGCACTGCAGAGCTGCTGTGCATGCATTACACTGACCACCACAGTCGGGACCTAAAGAGGGACTTCATCATTCTGGGCAACGGCCCCCGCTTGCAGAACTCCACCTACCAGTGTAAGCACTGTGATAGCAAACTGCAAAGCACAGCCGAGCTGACCTCACACTTGAACATTCACAATGAGGAATTCCAGAAGCGTGCCAAACGTCAGGAGAGGAGGAAACAGCTTTTGAGCAAGCAGAAATATGCAGATGGTGCTTTTGCAGATTTCAAACAAGAGAGG CCTTTTGGTCACTTAGAAGAGGTGCCAAAGATCAAGGAGAGGAAAGTGGTGGGCTACAAATGTAAATTCTGTGTGGAAGTGCACCCAACGCTCCGAGCCATCTGCAATCACCTCCGAAAGCACGTCCAGTATGGCAATGTCCCAGCTGTGTCAGCTGCTGTGAAG GGGCTGCGTTCTCATGAGAGGAGCCACCTGGCCCTGGCCATGTTTACCCGCGAGGACAAGTACAGCTGCCAGTATTGCTCGTTTGTTTCTGCTTTCAGGCACAA